The following proteins come from a genomic window of Pyxidicoccus sp. MSG2:
- a CDS encoding oxygenase MpaB family protein codes for MNRYALRDHTDRLDAQTQYEEIVRILSTQEFPWDIEQALSFALFRTYAVPSIGVLLHETGEFNQRTQKRYDDTVLILDAILEHGMASQAGRNAFRRMNQMHGAYDISNDDMRYVLSTFVVTPVRWLAEFGWRPFTPHEVEAWTHYYRAVGRHMGIQDVPETFDAFTALMDGYEARHFAFDARSRAVADATLELLATFSPTHLAPKRLVNLFARTLMDDGLLDAFHYARPSALSRKVFRLALKARGKFVRYALSPRSEPLFGRGRPNIRSYPNGYDVEQLGTFPKGCPVNHGAAAADASRGARQRP; via the coding sequence ATGAACCGCTACGCACTTCGCGACCACACCGACCGTCTCGACGCGCAGACGCAGTACGAGGAGATTGTCCGCATCCTCTCCACCCAGGAGTTCCCCTGGGACATCGAGCAGGCGCTCAGCTTCGCGCTGTTCCGCACCTACGCGGTGCCGAGCATCGGAGTGCTGCTGCACGAGACGGGAGAGTTCAATCAGCGCACCCAGAAGCGCTACGACGACACGGTGCTCATCCTCGATGCGATTCTCGAGCACGGCATGGCCAGCCAGGCCGGCAGGAATGCCTTCCGGCGCATGAACCAGATGCACGGCGCCTACGACATCTCCAATGACGACATGCGCTACGTGCTCTCCACCTTCGTGGTGACGCCCGTGCGCTGGCTCGCGGAGTTCGGCTGGCGGCCGTTCACCCCGCACGAGGTGGAGGCGTGGACGCACTACTACCGCGCCGTCGGTCGCCACATGGGCATCCAGGACGTCCCGGAGACGTTCGACGCGTTCACCGCGCTGATGGATGGCTATGAGGCAAGGCACTTCGCCTTCGACGCGCGCAGCAGGGCCGTCGCCGACGCCACCCTCGAGCTGCTCGCGACGTTTTCGCCGACCCACCTCGCGCCGAAGCGCCTGGTGAACCTGTTCGCCCGGACGCTCATGGACGATGGGTTGCTCGACGCGTTCCACTATGCACGCCCCTCCGCCCTCAGCCGGAAGGTGTTCCGCCTGGCGCTCAAGGCCCGGGGGAAGTTCGTGCGCTACGCGCTGTCACCTCGAAGCGAGCCGCTCTTCGGCCGCGGCCGGCCCAACATCCGCAGCTACCCGAACGGCTACGACGTCGAGCAGCTCGGCACCTTCCCGAAGGGTTGCCCCGTGAATCATGGCGCCGCCGCGGCGGACGCGAGCCGCGGCGCTCGTCAGCGACCGTGA
- a CDS encoding quinone oxidoreductase family protein, whose protein sequence is MKAMRLLRFGGPEELLLEELETPAPGEGEVLIQVHAAGLNYAELLQRAGRVPGAPNPPFTPGYEAAGIISAVGSGVSRLQKGTRVVAMLPAQGAFAELAVAPAPLVTPIPDDLPFEKAVALLSQAPAALAGLRVAARLREGETVFIPAAAGGVGSFMVQLAKQLGAGRVIAGASSEEKRALARRLGADVTVDSTRADWPERVRDATEGRGADVVFERDGGEAFARSLRALAPRGRMVVFGADSMFSTSVSSEQFTQLLFQNQSLVGFALPALPPEVQGETLRDVFALVASGKLEVVVGQTFALRELADAHRALAQRKTSGKVVILPNAPARAAT, encoded by the coding sequence ATGAAGGCGATGCGATTGCTGCGTTTCGGTGGTCCCGAGGAGCTTCTGCTCGAGGAGCTGGAGACACCCGCTCCGGGCGAGGGCGAGGTGCTCATCCAGGTTCACGCCGCTGGCCTGAACTACGCGGAGCTGTTGCAGCGCGCGGGCCGCGTACCGGGAGCGCCCAACCCGCCATTCACCCCGGGCTACGAGGCCGCGGGCATCATCAGCGCCGTCGGCAGCGGGGTGTCACGGCTCCAGAAGGGCACCCGTGTCGTGGCGATGCTGCCGGCGCAGGGCGCCTTCGCGGAGCTGGCCGTCGCACCGGCCCCGCTCGTCACCCCGATTCCAGACGACCTTCCCTTCGAGAAGGCCGTGGCCCTGCTGAGCCAGGCGCCCGCCGCACTGGCGGGGCTCCGGGTCGCGGCCCGTCTGCGGGAAGGTGAGACGGTGTTCATCCCCGCGGCGGCGGGCGGCGTGGGCTCCTTCATGGTGCAGCTCGCGAAGCAGCTCGGCGCGGGACGTGTCATCGCCGGAGCCAGCAGCGAGGAGAAGCGCGCGCTCGCCCGGCGGCTGGGCGCGGACGTCACCGTCGACTCCACGCGCGCGGACTGGCCCGAGCGCGTCCGGGATGCCACGGAGGGACGCGGCGCCGACGTGGTCTTCGAGCGGGACGGGGGCGAGGCCTTCGCACGGAGCCTCCGCGCGCTGGCGCCGCGAGGAAGGATGGTCGTCTTCGGCGCCGACAGCATGTTCAGCACCTCCGTGAGCAGCGAGCAGTTCACCCAGTTGCTCTTCCAGAACCAGTCGCTCGTCGGCTTCGCGCTGCCGGCGCTGCCACCGGAGGTCCAGGGCGAGACGCTCCGCGACGTCTTCGCGCTCGTGGCGAGCGGGAAGCTGGAGGTCGTCGTCGGACAGACCTTCGCGCTGCGCGAGCTGGCCGACGCCCACCGCGCGCTGGCTCAGCGGAAGACCTCGGGAAAGGTGGTCATCCTGCCAAACGCCCCCGCTCGTGCAGCGACGTGA
- a CDS encoding AraC family transcriptional regulator, whose protein sequence is MDVLADTLHGVHMRSMVNGRLEVTAPWGMRVDARDVCLFYVVSRGSCVLEIEGTRHVLASGDFVFILGGVSYVLKDSAKTRPVPVSEVYANRGGRCGGVVRYGGGGAPTTLICGRFIFDGTSLSPLVASLPPFLHVKGDGGIATRWLESTMQFVASEMEAEQPGYETVASRLGDVLLVQALRTHVASLPPEQGGWLRALTDPRLSTALQRLHERPEAPWTVEGLARAAGMSRSVFAARFKSIVGEGPLTYLTRWRMHKATRLMTAGNLSASEIAQAVGYETDSAFVKAFKRHVGETPGAYRRRLKGRDADSAATPGPGGGGRPSPSRTGLS, encoded by the coding sequence ATGGACGTCCTCGCCGACACGCTGCACGGCGTTCACATGCGGAGCATGGTCAACGGCCGGCTGGAGGTGACGGCGCCCTGGGGCATGCGCGTCGATGCGCGAGACGTATGCCTCTTCTACGTGGTCTCCCGTGGGAGCTGCGTGCTGGAAATCGAGGGCACGCGCCACGTGCTCGCGAGCGGCGACTTCGTCTTCATCCTCGGTGGGGTGTCCTACGTCCTCAAGGACAGCGCGAAGACGCGCCCCGTCCCGGTCAGCGAGGTCTACGCGAACCGGGGCGGACGCTGCGGAGGCGTCGTCCGCTACGGTGGAGGGGGCGCGCCCACGACGCTCATCTGCGGCCGCTTCATCTTCGATGGAACCTCGCTGAGCCCGCTCGTCGCGAGCCTGCCGCCGTTCCTCCATGTGAAGGGGGATGGCGGCATCGCCACGCGGTGGCTGGAGTCCACCATGCAGTTCGTGGCCTCGGAGATGGAGGCCGAGCAACCCGGCTATGAGACGGTGGCGAGCCGGCTGGGCGACGTGCTCCTGGTCCAGGCCCTGCGGACGCACGTGGCCTCCCTTCCCCCCGAGCAGGGAGGTTGGCTCCGGGCGCTCACCGACCCGAGGCTCAGCACCGCGCTCCAGCGCCTGCACGAGCGTCCCGAGGCGCCATGGACGGTAGAGGGGCTCGCCCGCGCCGCCGGCATGTCGCGCTCGGTGTTCGCCGCGCGCTTCAAGTCCATCGTGGGCGAGGGGCCGCTGACGTACCTGACGCGCTGGCGCATGCACAAGGCCACGCGGCTGATGACGGCGGGGAACCTGTCGGCGAGCGAGATTGCCCAGGCGGTGGGCTACGAGACCGACAGCGCCTTCGTGAAGGCCTTCAAGCGCCATGTCGGAGAGACGCCCGGCGCGTATCGGCGCCGGCTCAAGGGACGCGACGCGGACTCCGCTGCCACGCCGGGCCCAGGAGGGGGAGGAAGGCCGAGCCCGAGCCGTACCGGACTTTCCTGA
- a CDS encoding DUF2378 family protein, which translates to MPTEVTVQSTLFESLVRFTKPDAKLRADFMAAGYDVDKPRATYPAAVYLGCQEAVLRHLYPGRERKAAQRELGRELVRMYFETLVGRVVGMALKVAGPERAMKRVALSFSSVLSPVDIQGQQLAPADWRVQFRGYPFPADAAAGTCEGALRQAGAPEPRVEVERYEGTDGFDLRIRW; encoded by the coding sequence ATGCCGACCGAGGTCACCGTCCAATCCACGTTGTTCGAGTCCCTCGTCCGCTTCACGAAGCCCGATGCGAAGCTCCGCGCCGACTTCATGGCCGCGGGCTACGACGTGGACAAGCCGCGCGCCACGTATCCGGCCGCCGTGTACCTCGGGTGCCAGGAAGCGGTGCTGCGCCACCTGTATCCGGGCAGGGAGCGCAAGGCCGCGCAGCGGGAACTGGGGCGCGAATTGGTGCGCATGTACTTCGAGACGCTCGTGGGCCGCGTCGTGGGCATGGCCCTGAAGGTGGCCGGCCCCGAGCGCGCCATGAAGCGCGTGGCGCTGAGCTTCAGCTCGGTGCTCTCCCCGGTGGACATCCAAGGGCAGCAGCTGGCGCCCGCGGACTGGCGCGTCCAGTTCCGCGGCTACCCCTTCCCGGCGGACGCCGCCGCGGGCACGTGCGAGGGCGCCCTGCGGCAGGCCGGCGCCCCCGAGCCTCGCGTGGAGGTGGAGCGGTACGAGGGCACGGACGGCTTCGACCTGCGCATCCGCTGGTGA